From one Lotus japonicus ecotype B-129 chromosome 3, LjGifu_v1.2 genomic stretch:
- the LOC130748893 gene encoding agamous-like MADS-box protein AGL62: protein MSTSGRKGRGRQKIEMKKMENDSNLQVTFSKRRGGLFKKASELCTLCGVEIALIVFSPGQKVFSFGNPSVEAIIERYLSRGPTQPTVTMHYIEAQRNANVRELNKYLSQINNQLDADMKRKEELNCRLKAMQSQFWWACLIESMDKSMLEKYRVALVELKKKVTSYCDELFIEDANVGSAVATNPPINQFFSGGPSNSMIPLHHPPPPPPQVFPPLYFQAPMMQANHFLGGFNNNGGYGGPPPGFY from the coding sequence ATGTCAACCTCTGGAAGGAAAGGTCGTGGCCGTCAAAAGattgaaatgaagaaaatggagaatgATAGCAACTTGCAGGTCACTTTCTCAAAGCGCCGCGGTGGGCTATTCAAGAAAGCCAGCGAGCTTTGCACCCTCTGCGGCGTAGAGATAGCTCTCATCGTCTTCTCCCCTGGCCAGAAAGTCTTCTCATTCGGCAATCCCAGTGTGGAGGCCATCATTGAGCGCTACCTCTCGCGTGGCCCGACTCAACCAACCGTCACCATGCACTACATCGAGGCTCAGCGAAACGCCAACGTGCGTGAGCTGAACAAATATCTGTCTCAGATCAACAACCAGCTTGACGCTGATATGAAGCGCAAGGAGGAGCTGAATTGTCGGCTAAAAGCGATGCAATCTCAGTTCTGGTGGGCTTGTCTGATTGAAAGCATGGACAAGTCTATGCTTGAGAAGTACAGGGTTGCTCTGGTTGAGCTCAAGAAGAAGGTCACTTCTTATTGTGATGAGCTTTTCATTGAGGATGCAAACGTTGGTAGTGCTGTCGCTACCAACCCACcaatcaatcaatttttttctgGTGGACCCTCAAATTCAATGATCCCTctccaccacccaccaccaccacctcctcaaGTGTTTCCACCACTGTATTTTCAGGCACCCATGATGCAGGCTAATCACTTTTTAGGTGGCTTTAATAACAATGGAGGATATGGAGGACCACCCCCAGGGTTCTACTAA
- the LOC130748654 gene encoding uncharacterized protein LOC130748654 yields the protein MSSTAIKVAVLGGGISGAVCASTLARNGVSVTLFESARGPGGRMSQRREKTEDGKELHFDHGAPFFSVSKSEVLCLVQEWESRGLVAEWKEKFGAFDFHTLKFNIEQEGLNKRFVGVPGMNSICKALCSESGVESKFGAGIGRVEWLDDEKLWSLIAVDGQNLGQFKGVVASDKNIVSLRIAEVTGRSPPLDIKLVPELSEALHNIPVRPCFTVMLAFAEPLSTIPVKGLSFKNSKVLSWAYCDSSKPNRSTTSERWVLHSTAEYAQDIIAQTGLKKPSDITLSKVAEELFQEFQNTGLNISQPFFKRAHRWGSAFPATSVAPENKCLWDRNKRLAICGDFCVSPNVEGAIESGMAAALRLKDSVSCL from the exons ATGAGTAGCACCGCCATTAAAGTTGCTGTGTTGGGAGGTGGAA TTTCAGGAGCTGTGTGTGCATCAACTCTTGCCCGAAATGGGGTTTCTGTAACTCTCTTTGAATCAGCTAGAGGCCCTGGTGGCCGCATGTCCCAAAGAAG AGAGAAAACTGAAGATGGGAAGGAGCTGCATTTCGACCATGGTGCTCCATTTTTCTCAGTTAGCAAGTCTGAAGTTTTATGTCTAGTTCAAGAGTGGGAGTCAAGGGGTCTTGTAGCTGAATGGAAAGAAAAGTTTGGCGCATTTGATTTTCACACCCTTAAATTTAACATAGAGCAG GAAGGATTAAACAAGAGATTTGTGGGTGTTCCAGGCATGAATTCTATATGCAAGGCATTATGCAGTGAAAGTG GTGTGGAAAGTAAGTTTGGTGCGGGTATTGGAAGAGTTGAATGGTTAGATGATGAGAAATTGTGGTCATTGATAGCGGTGGATGGACAAAATCTTGGTCAATTTAAGGGGGTTGTTGCATCAGACAAGAATATAGTGTCTCTCAGGATTGCAGAAGTGACAGGACGGTCACCGCCACTCG ATATAAAGTTGGTGCCTGAGTTGTCAGAAGCATTGCACAATATTCCTGTCAGGCCATGTTTCACTGTAATGCTGGCATTTGCAGAGCCTCTGTCAACG ATTCCGGTGAAAGGCTTGTCTTTTAAAAATTCCAAAGTTTTAAGTTGGGCTTATTGTGATAGCAGCAAGCCAAACCGTTCTACTACAAG CGAAAGATGGGTTCTTCATTCAACCGCAGAATATGCACAGGACATAATTGCTCAAACTGGACTCAAGAAGCCCTCAGACATTACACTGAGTAAAGTGGCTGAAGAGCTTTTCCAAGAATTTCAAAATACAGGACTTAACATATCACAACCCTTTTTTAAGAGAGCCCATAGATG GGGGAGTGCATTTCCAGCTACTAGTGTTGCTCCAGAGAACAAATGTCTTTGGGACAGAAACAAGAGACTGGCCATCTGTGGAGACTTCTGTGTTAGTCCCAATGTTGAAGGTGCCATAGAGAGTGGCATGGCAGCAGCATTAAGGCTTAAAGATAGTGTCAGTTGTTTATAG
- the LOC130743715 gene encoding histone-lysine N-methyltransferase, H3 lysine-9 specific SUVH5-like, giving the protein MAPPFGRKHGKKSSSSMVSQNTLTLIASSEKKKNHVSLQHNNVRKTLGAFRELSSRLFNRSIAKNPGEQSAQIKALWGARQTMKDEEKCENTPKQVGPIEGIQVGDKFNYRAEILVIGLHRQPNRGIDYVQDINRNNSFLATSIVVTNRRANMFHNGSLVYIGEGGNPGVRTNGSSHDQKLERGNLALRNSMDARSPVRVILKVSRSSDNESATQFLFVYDGLYFVNGFTRTRGDNGKLVFKFTLNRMSGQPPTCVAHADLGFKGSYASSSRNNKRSKGSSAAQKEKTRRNDVSEGKENIAIPLMATSDCLELPPPFDYIVNVVYPGSLNLTQQPNPKDSRVQFKLAIFKTEKKGWGVRTRSFIPMGSFVCQFVGEAHLNGKDGLRLGTHDYILDIGTDKGYIDATRSGNVARFINHSCTPNLCLNDEGDKSFPHMMMYAVRNIPAGRELTYNYNFYNSRLNKADIIKCYCSSQECKGQIYV; this is encoded by the exons ATGGCACCACCATTTGGGAGAAAGCATGGAAAAAAGTCATCATCATCCATGGTCTCTCAGAACACTCTTACTTTAATTGCATCTtctgagaagaaaaagaatcatGTCTCTCTCCAACACAATAATGTGAGAAAAACATTGGGTGCATTTAGAGAACTGTCTTCCAGACTTTTCAATCGAAGTATAGCAAAGAACCCTGGAGAACAGAGTGCACAAATAAAAGCTTTGTGGGGGGCAAGACAAAcaatgaaagatgaagagaagtgTGAAAACACTCCAAAGCAGGTGGGACCTATTGAAGGAATTCAAGTTGGTGACAAATTCAACTACAGGGCTGAAATTCTTGTTATCGGCCTTCACAGGCAACCTAATAGgggaattgattatgtccaaGACATTAACAGGAATAACAGCTTTTTGGCAACGAGCATTGTCGTCACCAATCGCCGTGCAAACATGTTCCATAATGGCTCATTGGTCTACATAGGTGAGGGAGGGAACCCTGGTGTTAGGACAAATGGCTCTTCCCATGATCAGAAGTTGGAGAGAGGGAATCTTGCTTTGAGAAATAGCATGGATGCTAGAAGCCCTGTGAGGGTGATATTGAAAGtttccagaagttctgataatgAGAGTGCCACTCAATTCTTATTTGTCTATGATGGGCTGTATTTTGTGAATGGTTTTACCAGAACAAGAGGTGATAATGGGAAACTTGTGTTCAAGTTTACATTGAATAGAATGTCTGGTCAACCCCCCACCTGTGTTGCCCATGCAGATTTGGGTTTTAAAGGGTCATATGCTTCAAGCTCTAGGAATAACAAGAGATCTAAAGGAAGTTCAGCAGCACAAAAGGAGAAGACTCGAAGGAATGATGTTTCAGAGGGTAAAGAAAACATTGCTATTCCATTGATGGCAACAAGTGACTGTCTTGAGTTGCCTCCACCCTTTGATTACATAGTCAATGTAGTCTATCCAGGAAGTTTGAACTTGACGCAGCAGCCAAATCCAAAAGATTCGCGTGTTCAATTCAAGCTGGCTATTTTCAAGACAGAAAAGAAAGGTTGGGGTGTTAGAACCCGATCTTTCATACCAATGGGAAGCTTTGTATGCCAGTTTGTTGGTGAAGCTCATTTGAATGGAAAAGATGGATTAAGATTGGGTACACATGACTACATACTGGACATAG GTACTGACAAAGGTTACATTGATGCGACGAGGAGTGGAAATGTCGCAAGATTTATAAATCACAGTTGCACCCCAAATCTATGTCTCAATGATGAGGGTGATAAGAGCTTTCCACATATGATGATGTATGCTGTGAGGAACATTCCTGCCGGGAGAGAACTCACCTACAATTATAATTTCTACAACAGTAGACTTAATAAAGCTGACATTATTAAGTGCTATTGTTCGTCACAGGAATGCAAGGGACAAATATATGTTTGA